The Streptomyces sp. NBC_00236 DNA window CCGTGGCCATGCGGCGGATCCGGTGCTTGATCTCGTTGGTGATGTGCGGGATGACCTGCACGGTGTCACCGAGGTACTCGCCGCGCCGCTCCTTGGCGATGACCGTCGAGTAGACCTGGCCGGTGGTGACGTTGGCGGAGCCGTCGAGGTCCACGTCCAGGAAGCGCTCGTAGTGGCCGATGTCCAGGTCGGTCTCGGCGCCGTCGTTGGTGACGAACACCTCGCCGTGCTGGAACGGGTTCATCGTGCCCGGGTCGACGTTCAGGTACGGGTCGAGCTTCTGCATGGTGACCCGGAGGCCGCGCGCCTTGAGCAGGGCACCGAGGCTGGAGGCAGTCAGACCCTTGCCGAGGGAAGAGGCGACACCCCCGGTGACGAAGATGTGCTTGGTCGTCGTGGATGTGGGCTGCATAGCCAAAGGGGGCTCCCGTGGTCGCGATCGTGAGGTGCGTACCGGCGTTTCCGTCCGGAGAGTCCGGAGGTGCCGTCGCTGCGGTTCGGGGGCCTCGTCTGCTCTCGCTGACGACCACCGTCCACGGGCTACCAGGGTAACAGCGACGAGGGGAGCCTGCTTCCGGCCACTCCCGGCACACTCGGGGCACGGGATCCCCGCATGTCCCTCACTCCCCACCCGTTCGGCTCTCCTTGTTGTCAAGAGCGTCGCGCGGATCACCCGGGTGCGTCGTATCCTGCTCGGACACTCGCTCCGGGCGAGGTACGAGCTCGCAGGTTCCCCCACATCAACCCCTTGCAACGACCTCTTGACCCGCAGTAATGCCCCACGGGGCGACATGGCCGTTCGACTGGAGATGCACGTGGCCGGGCGCATCGAGGATTACGCACTCATCGGAGACATGCAGACCGCCGCCCTGGTCTGCCGGGACGGCACGGCCGACTGGCTGTGCCTGCCCCGCTTCGATTCACACGCCGTTTTCGCGGGACTGCTGGGTACCGAGGAGCACGGCTTCTGGCGCCTGGGACCGGCCCGCGCGGAGGGCACGGAACCGCCGTCGGCGGACCGTCGCCGCTATCGCGGGGACTCACTGATCCTGGAATCGGAATGGGACACGCCGCGCGGCACGGTCAGAGTGACCGACTTCATGCCGCCGCGCGACGGCGCGCCCCAGCTGATCCGGATCGTGGAGGGCATCAGCGGCCGGGTTCCGATGCGCTCGGAGCTTCGGATGCGGTTCAGTTACGGTCGTGTCACCCCCTGGGTGCACAAGGTGGACGGCCGTACGGTCGCCGTCGCGGGCCCCGACTCGGTCTGGTACGACACCCCTGCGGAGACGTACGGCGAGAACCTGACGACGTACTCCGACTTCACCGTCGCCCCGGGTGACCGGATCGCGTTCACCATCAGCTGGCAGCCCTCGCACCGCGAACCGCCCGCGCTCCCGGACCCGGAGGGCTCCCTGGAGGCCACCGCGGACTTCTGGCGCGACTGGGTGGATCAGTGCACGTACCACGGCCCCTACCGCGAGGCCGTGGTCCGCTCGCTGATCACCCTGAAGGCCCTGACGTACGCGCCGACCGGCGGCATCGTCGCCGCGCCGACCACCTCCCTGCCGGAGGACATCGGCGGCTCCCGCAACTGGGACTACCGCTACACCTGGCTGCGCGACGCCGCGATCACCCTCTCCTCGCTGCTGCGCACCGGCTACCGCGAGGAGGCCCGTGCCTGGCGCGAATGGCTGCTGCGGGCGGTCGCGGGCGACCCCGAGAACCTGCAGATCATGTACGGGATCGCGGGCGAGCGCGAGCTGGGCGAGGCCGAGCTGGAGTGGCTGCCCGGGTACGAGAACTCCGGCCCGGTCCGCGTCGGCAACGGTGCCGCGGGCCAGCTCCAACTGGACGTGTACGGCGAGGTCACCGAGGCGCTGCACCTGGCGCACATGACGGGCCTGACCCGCAACGACTACGCGACCGGTCTCCAGCTCAAGCTGATCGAGTACCTGGAGAACCACTGGGACGAGCCGGACGAGGGCATCTGGGAGGTGCGCGGTCCGCGCCGGCACTTCGTGCACTCCAAGGTGATGGCCTGGGTCGCGGTCGACCGGACCATCAAGCTGATCGAGTCCGGCGACACGGACGGGCCCCTGGAGAAGTGGCGCGAACTGCGCGACGACATCCACCGCGACGTCTGCGAGCGGGGCTACGACCCCGAGCGCAACACCTTCACCCAGTCCTACGGGTCGAAGGAACTGGACGCCTCCCTGCTGCTGATCCCGCAGATGGGCTTCCTGCCGCCCGACGACAAGCGGGTCATCGGCACCATCGAGGCGATCCAGCGCGAGCTGTCCACCGAGGACGGCTTCGTCCTGCGCTATCCCACCTCGGGCGAGAACGCGGGCGTGGACGGCCTGGAGGGCGACGAGGGCGCGTTCCTGGCGTGCTCGTTCTGGCTGGCGGACGACCTGGCGATGATCGGCCGGGTCGACGAGGCCCGCCAGCTCTTCGAACGCCTGCTGTCCCTGCGCAACGACCTGGGCCTGCTGGCCGAGGAGTGGGACGCGCGGCTCCAGCGCCAGGTGGGCAACTTCCCGCAGGCGTTCAGCCACGTGCCACTGATCGACACGGCGCTGCGGCTGACGGCGAGCGGG harbors:
- a CDS encoding glycoside hydrolase family 15 protein, yielding MAGRIEDYALIGDMQTAALVCRDGTADWLCLPRFDSHAVFAGLLGTEEHGFWRLGPARAEGTEPPSADRRRYRGDSLILESEWDTPRGTVRVTDFMPPRDGAPQLIRIVEGISGRVPMRSELRMRFSYGRVTPWVHKVDGRTVAVAGPDSVWYDTPAETYGENLTTYSDFTVAPGDRIAFTISWQPSHREPPALPDPEGSLEATADFWRDWVDQCTYHGPYREAVVRSLITLKALTYAPTGGIVAAPTTSLPEDIGGSRNWDYRYTWLRDAAITLSSLLRTGYREEARAWREWLLRAVAGDPENLQIMYGIAGERELGEAELEWLPGYENSGPVRVGNGAAGQLQLDVYGEVTEALHLAHMTGLTRNDYATGLQLKLIEYLENHWDEPDEGIWEVRGPRRHFVHSKVMAWVAVDRTIKLIESGDTDGPLEKWRELRDDIHRDVCERGYDPERNTFTQSYGSKELDASLLLIPQMGFLPPDDKRVIGTIEAIQRELSTEDGFVLRYPTSGENAGVDGLEGDEGAFLACSFWLADDLAMIGRVDEARQLFERLLSLRNDLGLLAEEWDARLQRQVGNFPQAFSHVPLIDTALRLTASGAYVG